The following are from one region of the Paenibacillus sabinae T27 genome:
- a CDS encoding helix-turn-helix domain-containing protein translates to MNILLVDDDYFVITALEKKIDWKALSIENIYTAYNVAQAREILLQHPVQIVICDIEMPQGSGLELLAWIREEHYSVQAIILTNYADFNYAQKAIELQSFDYFLKPIEFDKLTLIIQKAVAKAKEQQSNERAIHEGHLWQKNRKTLLEDFWRRLILGKDFPSSPSSFAAFVEQQNLPYQAEDRFLPVLVNLFPYDKCLGDDDKSLFDYALLNVMYELFQDSGFSVEAITEFKEYNWMVILKWNHAPDPRIIERICASFIGQAGKYLKCDASCNIAESRTLEHIRKAIKDLLKLNDEMIKHRNRIFWLEQYHRPEAVYSPPDLSLLEQLLNENAYDAFLKETGDYLHKLNQGQVLNMSLLSLLRLDIAQLVYAHLKSKEIEAHKLYTGRTGDQLFVQSLNSIEDMQKYIGYLVSTAADYRQFTEQPKSVVHEIKHYIHTHCGDDLSRMSLAETVYLNPDYLARLFKKETGISLGNYIIQARISAAKHLLETTQLSVYAIASKVGYANYSHFSKLFKQEAGCSPNEYRKSRKEMAPVPPV, encoded by the coding sequence ATGAACATTTTGCTGGTGGACGATGATTATTTTGTCATAACGGCTCTGGAGAAAAAAATAGACTGGAAAGCATTATCCATCGAAAATATTTATACCGCTTACAATGTGGCGCAAGCCCGAGAGATTCTGCTGCAGCACCCGGTGCAAATCGTCATCTGCGATATCGAGATGCCCCAGGGAAGCGGGCTTGAGCTGCTGGCCTGGATTCGGGAGGAGCATTACAGCGTTCAGGCCATCATCCTGACCAATTATGCCGATTTCAACTATGCCCAAAAAGCGATCGAGCTGCAAAGCTTCGATTATTTCCTGAAGCCGATCGAGTTCGACAAATTGACGCTCATCATTCAGAAAGCCGTTGCCAAGGCGAAAGAGCAGCAAAGCAATGAAAGGGCCATACACGAAGGGCATTTGTGGCAGAAGAACCGGAAGACCCTGCTCGAGGATTTCTGGCGCAGACTGATCCTGGGGAAAGACTTTCCGTCAAGCCCTTCTTCGTTCGCCGCTTTCGTGGAGCAGCAGAATCTCCCCTATCAAGCGGAAGATCGCTTTCTTCCCGTTCTGGTCAATCTGTTTCCCTATGACAAATGCTTGGGCGACGACGATAAAAGCCTGTTCGATTACGCGCTGCTAAATGTAATGTATGAGCTGTTCCAGGACTCCGGCTTCTCGGTCGAGGCGATTACGGAATTCAAGGAATATAACTGGATGGTGATCCTGAAATGGAATCATGCCCCCGATCCCCGGATTATTGAACGCATTTGTGCTTCTTTTATCGGGCAGGCAGGCAAGTATCTCAAATGCGATGCCAGCTGCAATATCGCCGAATCCCGCACGCTTGAACACATCCGTAAAGCGATCAAAGACCTTCTGAAGTTGAACGACGAGATGATCAAGCACCGCAACCGGATCTTTTGGCTGGAACAGTATCACCGCCCGGAGGCCGTATATTCACCGCCCGACCTCAGTTTGCTTGAGCAACTGCTGAATGAGAACGCTTATGACGCTTTTTTGAAAGAAACTGGAGATTATCTGCACAAGCTTAATCAAGGTCAAGTCCTGAACATGTCACTCCTGAGCCTGCTCCGGCTCGATATTGCCCAGCTTGTCTATGCCCATTTGAAGAGCAAAGAAATTGAGGCGCACAAATTGTATACTGGAAGAACCGGAGATCAATTGTTCGTGCAGTCGCTGAATTCCATAGAAGATATGCAAAAATACATTGGCTATTTGGTAAGCACCGCAGCGGATTATCGTCAATTTACCGAGCAGCCCAAATCGGTCGTCCATGAAATCAAGCATTACATCCATACCCACTGCGGCGATGATTTGTCCAGAATGAGTCTGGCGGAGACCGTCTATCTCAATCCGGATTATCTGGCAAGACTGTTCAAAAAAGAAACGGGTATTTCGCTCGGAAACTATATCATTCAGGCACGGATTTCGGCGGCCAAGCATCTGCTTGAAACGACTCAACTGTCGGTCTATGCGATCGCAAGCAAGGTCGGGTACGCCAATTATTCGCATTTTTCCAAGCTGTTCAAACAAGAGGCCGGATGTAGTCCGAATGAATACCGGAAAAGCCGGAAGGAGATGGCGCCTGTACCTCCGGTATAA
- a CDS encoding sensor histidine kinase — translation MGKKTGNKPYPIKHYVKIMIIISFSVLVLDFIISFASIFIVKQQSTRYLQDTADLYINRINHDFAYINHYMGWTLANDESLNMMNAYGMNSTPFIKANENLYKRFTELQKNYGLEYNFFFYLKNQSFFLNCAPMSISYTDYRNLKDQMVSYIEDKNLFEKFYSKWTPISAGGKYYVINIVPYYNRYLIALISADDLIRPLRQINLGKNGYASLVDIQGRTLSTPISGSLSAHAESPASSVLNFLRSGRVVTNEFSNSTFSVKMVIKFGAFEKIVIAQLLIMLMFFIVVFVLSAVMLLFRKRVLGPIRSFSRNLARINEGEAPADIKTGRIIELERANAQFKDLVEQIKTYKIAMYEQELEKQRIRLDYMKLQIKPHFFLNCLTSIYSMAQIQMYEEIENMAMSTSKYFRYIFQSGENFVRLEDEIEHVRTYLDIQKSRYQGAFSYRIEQSEDTIGTMVPPLMLQTFIENSVKYAVSRDRELQITLTVFKRISTAEEEMTIIEITDTGPGFPPDILEKLANGEPFVQTGGSRIGIMNVLQRLNLLYRQKANVEFANGADGGACVTISLPFINTDS, via the coding sequence ATGGGAAAAAAAACTGGAAACAAGCCTTATCCCATCAAGCATTATGTAAAAATTATGATTATCATTTCTTTCTCTGTGCTTGTGCTGGACTTTATCATCAGCTTTGCTTCCATTTTCATCGTCAAGCAGCAGTCAACGCGGTATTTGCAGGATACGGCCGACCTCTATATTAATCGGATCAATCATGATTTTGCTTACATCAATCACTACATGGGCTGGACGCTGGCGAACGACGAAAGCCTGAACATGATGAATGCCTACGGCATGAACAGCACTCCGTTCATAAAAGCTAACGAAAATCTGTACAAACGGTTTACCGAGCTGCAAAAAAATTACGGCCTGGAATACAACTTCTTCTTCTACTTGAAGAATCAGTCCTTTTTTCTGAACTGCGCACCAATGAGCATTTCCTATACGGATTACCGCAATCTGAAAGATCAAATGGTTTCCTACATAGAGGACAAGAACCTGTTCGAGAAATTTTATTCCAAATGGACGCCTATTTCTGCCGGGGGCAAGTATTATGTTATCAACATTGTGCCTTACTACAACCGTTATTTGATCGCCCTCATTTCCGCGGATGACCTGATCCGGCCTCTACGTCAGATTAATCTTGGAAAGAACGGCTATGCGTCGCTTGTGGATATACAGGGAAGAACCTTGTCCACTCCAATATCCGGGAGCCTGTCAGCGCATGCAGAAAGCCCGGCATCCTCTGTGCTGAATTTCCTTCGGTCCGGAAGGGTCGTCACCAACGAATTCTCCAACTCGACGTTCAGCGTCAAGATGGTCATCAAGTTCGGGGCGTTTGAGAAGATCGTCATTGCTCAGCTGCTGATTATGCTGATGTTCTTCATCGTCGTGTTTGTGCTAAGCGCCGTCATGCTGTTATTCCGAAAAAGAGTTCTCGGCCCGATCCGAAGCTTCTCGCGAAATTTAGCTCGGATTAACGAAGGCGAAGCACCTGCGGATATTAAAACCGGCAGAATCATTGAGCTAGAACGGGCGAACGCGCAGTTCAAAGATCTGGTTGAGCAAATCAAAACCTATAAAATCGCCATGTACGAGCAGGAGCTGGAGAAGCAGCGAATACGGCTGGATTACATGAAGCTGCAGATCAAGCCTCATTTTTTCCTGAACTGCCTGACGAGCATTTACAGCATGGCCCAAATTCAAATGTACGAGGAAATCGAGAATATGGCGATGTCGACCTCCAAGTATTTCCGGTATATTTTTCAAAGCGGCGAGAACTTTGTCCGTCTGGAGGATGAAATCGAACATGTCCGCACGTATCTGGATATTCAAAAATCGCGCTACCAGGGCGCCTTCAGCTACCGCATCGAGCAGTCGGAAGATACGATTGGCACCATGGTCCCGCCGCTAATGCTGCAGACCTTTATTGAGAATTCCGTCAAATATGCCGTTTCGAGAGACCGCGAGCTGCAGATTACACTGACAGTGTTCAAGCGGATATCGACGGCTGAGGAAGAAATGACGATCATCGAGATTACCGATACCGGCCCGGGATTTCCGCCGGACATTCTGGAGAAATTGGCGAATGGCGAGCCGTTCGTTCAAACCGGCGGCAGCCGGATCGGCATCATGAATGTCCTGCAGCGGCTGAACCTTCTTTACCGCCAGAAGGCGAATGTCGAATTTGCCAACGGTGCGGACGGCGGCGCTTGCGTTACGATATCCCTCCCTTTCATTAACACCGACTCATGA
- a CDS encoding ABC transporter permease — protein MRAGQFAPGRTIGQIRRNWGLYLLLLPAVVLTLLFAYKPMYGVIIAFKDYSPASGITGSPWAGFKYFEKFFHSYQFTTTIKNTLVISVYSLITFPIPILLALMVNQMRPNRFRRFFQTVSYMPHFISTVVMVGLMMILFSPSTGLLGSLYQLFGGEAPDLMGSAGLFSSVYVWSDVWQHVGWDSIIYIAALSAVDPSLYEAATVDGASRFHKIRYIDIPMLMPTAITLLILRVGGLLGVGFEKVYLMQNDLNITSSEILSTYVYKIGLLSSQYSFSSAINLFNTVINFILLIMVNQISKKFSENSLW, from the coding sequence ATGCGAGCCGGTCAATTTGCTCCGGGGCGGACAATCGGACAGATAAGACGGAACTGGGGACTCTATCTGCTGCTGCTTCCCGCTGTGGTGCTCACGCTATTATTCGCCTACAAACCGATGTACGGGGTGATTATTGCCTTCAAGGATTACAGTCCGGCTTCGGGAATTACCGGCAGCCCATGGGCCGGGTTCAAGTATTTCGAGAAATTCTTTCATTCCTATCAATTTACGACGACGATCAAGAATACGCTTGTCATCAGCGTGTACAGCCTGATTACTTTTCCGATTCCGATCCTGCTGGCTCTGATGGTTAATCAGATGAGGCCCAACCGGTTTCGGCGGTTTTTCCAGACGGTATCGTATATGCCGCATTTTATCTCGACGGTCGTTATGGTGGGACTGATGATGATTTTATTTTCCCCCAGCACCGGTTTGCTCGGCAGTCTGTATCAGCTGTTCGGGGGAGAAGCTCCCGATTTGATGGGCTCCGCCGGTTTATTCAGCAGCGTGTATGTCTGGTCGGATGTGTGGCAGCATGTCGGGTGGGACAGCATTATTTATATCGCCGCGCTTTCGGCAGTCGATCCCAGTCTTTATGAGGCGGCAACCGTGGACGGAGCGAGCCGCTTTCACAAAATCCGCTATATCGATATTCCCATGCTTATGCCGACAGCGATAACGCTGCTTATTCTGCGGGTCGGCGGGCTGCTTGGGGTCGGTTTTGAAAAGGTGTATCTGATGCAGAATGACCTGAATATCACCTCAAGTGAAATCCTTTCCACCTATGTGTACAAAATCGGGCTGCTCAGCAGCCAATACAGCTTTTCCTCGGCCATCAACTTGTTCAATACCGTCATTAACTTCATTCTATTGATTATGGTCAACCAGATTTCCAAAAAATTCAGCGAAAACAGCTTGTGGTAG